Proteins encoded together in one Bombiscardovia nodaiensis window:
- a CDS encoding 2-hydroxyhepta-2,4-diene-1,7-dioate isomerase: MRIARFSINDTPHYAFVQKDENDGKDYLVEVDGYPLNGQQVQPTGQRYALDADGVRLLAPVLPSKIYGLAFNYRDHTVEFANQHPDIPQQPLSEMNVFMKPSTAVIGPDDPIVFPSASHDLEYEPELVVIMGRLAKNVSEADAMDYVLGFTCGNDASLRDFQHDDPMWTRAKGFDTSCPLGPWIETDLNYADAHISFRLNGQEIEDAGGTTANLINDIPKQIAFISSFATLLPGDAIMTGSPHKSGQMHPRDEAIVHIDGIGDLRNVIVAE, from the coding sequence ATGAGAATAGCACGATTTTCTATCAATGACACGCCGCACTACGCCTTCGTGCAGAAGGACGAGAATGACGGCAAAGACTACCTCGTAGAGGTGGACGGTTACCCGCTGAATGGCCAGCAGGTACAGCCCACCGGCCAGCGTTACGCTCTCGATGCCGACGGCGTGCGCCTCCTTGCTCCGGTACTTCCTTCCAAGATTTACGGGCTCGCTTTCAACTATCGCGACCACACGGTGGAGTTTGCCAACCAGCACCCGGACATCCCCCAGCAGCCGCTGAGCGAGATGAACGTGTTTATGAAGCCGTCCACGGCCGTCATTGGCCCGGATGACCCGATTGTGTTCCCCTCTGCCAGCCACGACTTGGAGTATGAGCCTGAGCTGGTCGTGATTATGGGCCGTCTGGCAAAGAACGTCTCCGAGGCCGATGCCATGGATTACGTGCTCGGATTCACCTGCGGCAACGATGCTTCCCTGCGCGACTTCCAGCACGACGACCCCATGTGGACCCGCGCCAAGGGCTTCGACACTTCCTGCCCGCTCGGGCCTTGGATTGAGACCGACTTGAACTACGCGGATGCGCACATTTCCTTCAGGCTCAACGGCCAGGAGATTGAGGACGCAGGCGGTACGACGGCCAATCTGATTAACGATATTCCTAAGCAGATTGCTTTCATCTCCTCCTTCGCCACCCTGCTGCCGGGAGATGCGATTATGACCGGTTCTCCGCATAAGTCCGGACAAATGCACCCGCGCGACGAGGCCATTGTCCACATTGACGGCATTGGTGACTTGCGCAACGTGATTGTGGCCGAGTAA
- a CDS encoding imidazolonepropionase, which produces MGIMVVGRKEREPFALEHARVATGNEDGEVWQDTTVVVGSDGRIEQIAPSAQAYVPAGYHRIDASGKVVAPGLINAHTHLFADGKPLKAGGQTSPRQEQMALALIHGPVGQAYAAARARASVKTLLNSGVTTIRSLGDAGYEAVHLREKIDADEMVGPRILASGPMLSIPGGHGAPYIALTSTNPQEARVNARINLEHGANALKVAATGGVTDAKELGVAGTPQMDEASMEAVCEEAHEMGVIVAAHAQSAAGVLAALKAGVDTIEHGAPLSEEMIDLFLHNPKALRGYSGLNSTLSAGLPLVKISQEELGISDVVRANSELVADGMVQGAKDGREAGISEGMGTDTAMTFVTQYNTWRELDLMVRYAGFTPAQAFHAATQVNAKNLGLDDVTGSIALGKDADLLVLDGDPAVDVHFLADPKLVIARGWPVWRPKVKHFADIDRLLDTF; this is translated from the coding sequence TTGGGCATTATGGTAGTGGGCAGAAAAGAACGCGAGCCATTTGCGCTCGAACATGCGAGAGTGGCCACCGGTAATGAGGACGGCGAGGTTTGGCAGGATACTACCGTGGTGGTGGGGTCGGACGGTCGGATTGAGCAGATAGCCCCATCCGCTCAGGCATACGTGCCCGCTGGCTACCACCGGATTGATGCCAGTGGCAAGGTAGTGGCTCCCGGGCTCATCAACGCTCACACGCACTTGTTTGCGGACGGCAAGCCCTTAAAGGCTGGCGGCCAGACGAGTCCCAGGCAGGAGCAGATGGCTCTGGCGCTGATTCATGGGCCGGTAGGCCAGGCTTATGCTGCCGCCCGCGCCCGCGCATCGGTAAAGACCCTGCTCAACTCTGGCGTGACCACTATTCGTTCCCTGGGAGACGCCGGCTATGAGGCAGTGCACTTGCGCGAGAAAATCGACGCCGACGAGATGGTGGGCCCGCGTATTCTCGCTTCCGGCCCCATGCTTTCGATTCCTGGCGGCCACGGAGCGCCCTACATAGCGTTGACTTCCACCAATCCGCAGGAGGCGCGGGTCAACGCTCGCATCAACTTAGAGCACGGCGCTAACGCCCTGAAAGTGGCGGCTACGGGCGGAGTAACAGATGCTAAAGAGCTGGGAGTGGCAGGCACTCCGCAGATGGACGAGGCCTCGATGGAGGCGGTTTGCGAGGAAGCCCACGAGATGGGCGTCATTGTGGCGGCTCACGCTCAAAGTGCTGCGGGCGTGCTGGCAGCCTTGAAGGCGGGCGTGGACACCATTGAGCATGGCGCTCCGCTCAGCGAGGAGATGATTGATCTCTTCCTCCACAATCCTAAGGCTCTTCGGGGCTACTCTGGTCTGAATTCCACGCTCTCTGCTGGGCTGCCTCTGGTCAAGATTAGCCAGGAGGAGCTGGGAATCTCCGACGTTGTCAGGGCTAACTCGGAGCTGGTAGCTGACGGCATGGTCCAAGGGGCCAAGGATGGTCGTGAAGCCGGAATCAGCGAGGGCATGGGCACTGACACCGCTATGACGTTCGTTACCCAATACAACACTTGGCGGGAGCTGGATTTGATGGTTCGCTACGCCGGTTTCACGCCAGCTCAAGCCTTCCACGCAGCCACGCAGGTGAACGCCAAGAACCTGGGGCTGGACGACGTGACCGGCTCGATTGCCCTCGGTAAGGACGCTGACCTGCTGGTGCTCGACGGCGATCCGGCCGTAGATGTGCATTTCCTGGCGGATCCAAAGCTAGTGATTGCTCGTGGCTGGCCGGTCTGGCGCCCCAAAGTCAAGCACTTCGCCGACATCGATCGCCTGCTCGACACCTTCTAA
- the gluQ gene encoding glutamyl-Q tRNA(Asp) synthetase: MHLGNAYAALAAWLGARSAGGQVRLRIEDIDTPRVVKDADRWIQDDLAWLGLDWDGSVVYQSQRQDLYRQAFSRLKAQQLPEAGGGDPNGKQKLIYPCFCSRADIRAASAPNEGDGFLVYPGTCRHLAPVRAEGRILAGDRHAWRIAVPSGGQPGSACRFQDQIYGPQSYDLPTEVGDVVVVRSDGIMAYQLAVSVDDLDMGITQVVRGRDLLRSTALQLWIRAHLAAGQAGLAGQGSAEENSAEQDLPESDAGLPAVQWAHLPLVDGGDGRRLSKRYGSLDLGTLRAQGVRPQQVLGLCAWLLGLQIRPEPAQLSQLLAVFDWGLIAAHRQDRVLKPSTLATMVEESQLSVKAG, translated from the coding sequence ATGCACTTGGGCAACGCCTATGCGGCGCTCGCGGCTTGGCTGGGGGCTCGCAGTGCGGGCGGGCAGGTGCGTCTGCGGATTGAAGATATTGACACTCCGCGTGTGGTCAAGGACGCGGACCGGTGGATTCAAGACGACCTGGCTTGGCTGGGCTTGGATTGGGATGGGTCCGTGGTCTATCAGTCCCAACGCCAGGACCTCTACCGGCAGGCGTTTTCCAGGCTCAAGGCGCAGCAGTTGCCGGAAGCTGGCGGCGGTGACCCCAACGGCAAGCAGAAGCTCATTTACCCCTGTTTCTGCTCCCGGGCGGACATTCGCGCGGCCTCGGCTCCCAACGAGGGCGACGGCTTTCTCGTATATCCGGGCACTTGCAGGCACTTGGCACCAGTACGGGCTGAGGGCAGAATCCTAGCTGGAGACCGTCACGCTTGGCGGATAGCGGTGCCCAGCGGAGGCCAGCCGGGATCTGCCTGCAGGTTCCAGGACCAAATTTATGGCCCGCAAAGCTACGACCTGCCAACTGAAGTGGGCGACGTGGTGGTGGTGCGCTCCGACGGCATTATGGCTTACCAGCTGGCGGTGAGCGTAGACGACCTGGATATGGGCATTACTCAGGTGGTGCGAGGGCGTGATCTGCTGCGCTCAACCGCCCTGCAGCTGTGGATTCGGGCGCATCTGGCTGCCGGGCAGGCAGGGCTAGCTGGGCAGGGGAGCGCAGAAGAGAACAGTGCGGAGCAGGACTTGCCCGAGTCGGATGCTGGGCTTCCTGCCGTGCAATGGGCCCACCTACCGTTGGTGGATGGCGGTGACGGCAGGCGGCTCTCCAAACGCTACGGCTCGCTTGATTTGGGCACCCTGCGCGCTCAGGGCGTTCGTCCGCAACAGGTCTTGGGCCTGTGTGCCTGGCTTTTAGGTTTACAGATTAGGCCGGAGCCTGCGCAATTGAGCCAGCTACTGGCGGTTTTTGACTGGGGGCTCATTGCTGCGCACCGACAGGATCGGGTGCTTAAGCCTTCGACGCTGGCTACTATGGTGGAGGAGAGTCAACTGTCAGTCAAAGCGGGGTAA
- a CDS encoding YggS family pyridoxal phosphate enzyme, with product MVAYMEHKDLANEVISRERAGQIRDGVHRVQEQIALAEAAAGRPKGSVQLLAATKTRDVAEIMAAIDAGIRFIGENRPQEVSAKAEGLERQCFERGLVWNPLDAEDGEGVTMHLIGQLQSNKISKIIDPVDTVESVDSLSLAQKLSRRMDARDQYVNVYLEVNESGEEAKSGCLPQEAEELAYQLAAMPGLKLRGLMTVGAHVDDERVIRAGFAHLRQLRDAIRSSGEPGTDQCSELSMGMTGDLALAIAEGSTLVRVGTAIFGERAFI from the coding sequence ATGGTCGCGTATATGGAGCACAAGGATTTGGCCAATGAGGTCATTTCGCGCGAGCGGGCTGGGCAGATTCGAGACGGAGTCCATCGCGTGCAAGAACAGATTGCGTTGGCTGAAGCTGCGGCCGGTCGCCCAAAGGGGTCCGTTCAACTCTTAGCCGCCACGAAAACGCGCGACGTGGCCGAAATTATGGCCGCCATTGATGCGGGTATCCGCTTCATTGGTGAGAACCGGCCCCAGGAGGTTAGTGCGAAGGCCGAGGGCTTGGAGCGACAGTGTTTCGAGCGTGGGCTTGTCTGGAACCCGCTCGATGCTGAGGATGGCGAGGGCGTGACTATGCACCTGATTGGGCAGCTGCAATCCAATAAAATAAGCAAAATTATTGATCCGGTCGACACGGTGGAGTCGGTCGATAGCTTGAGCCTGGCTCAAAAACTCTCGCGCCGGATGGACGCGCGCGACCAGTATGTCAACGTCTACTTGGAGGTGAACGAGTCAGGGGAGGAGGCCAAGTCGGGCTGCCTGCCGCAAGAGGCTGAGGAGCTGGCTTATCAGCTTGCAGCTATGCCGGGCCTAAAGCTGAGGGGCTTGATGACCGTTGGCGCGCATGTGGACGACGAGCGTGTTATTCGCGCAGGTTTCGCGCACCTTCGCCAGTTGCGAGATGCTATTCGTTCGTCTGGAGAGCCTGGCACGGACCAGTGCTCCGAGCTGTCGATGGGGATGACCGGCGATTTGGCGCTCGCCATTGCGGAAGGCTCTACGCTTGTGCGGGTGGGCACTGCGATTTTTGGTGAGCGCGCTTTTATCTAA